Part of the Triticum aestivum cultivar Chinese Spring chromosome 4D, IWGSC CS RefSeq v2.1, whole genome shotgun sequence genome is shown below.
GAGCCCATCAAACTTCCTGCCACTGTATGGAGGGTAAGTAAACTAGAATTTGCAAATGTGTTGCCTGATGGTAGGGAAGTTCTATTTTTCCATTTGATAGGTTGCGTTTAACCGAGTTGTGAATATTTTCTCATGAGCAGCTCTGACTTCCATGACTACCATCATCGTGTGCTGTACACCAAGTCAGGAAACTACGCCTCTACTTTTGTTTACATGGACTGGTGAGTATACATGTTTGCCTTTGCTGTGTTGAATATGCGTGGTAAGCTCCCTCCCTTTTACATGACATGCATCCTCTTAATCTTGTTGTTGCGTTAGGTTGTTTGGCACAGATAAGGGTTATCGCAAGACAAAAGCCATCGAAGGGGAAGAAGGGAAGCATTTGTAAATTGTGGAGGCTACTCTCTCTTTTCTCTGAGTCAACTCATCAGAACTAGTTTTTGATCTCTTGTATTGGTGATAACATTGTGTTCATGGGAGGAGATACACGCGGCATCGATCCTAGGCATGGGCCGTCGCTCCTACATGTCGTTGAGTCTCTGTTCTCCCATATTTGCTAGCATGATGAGATCATGTGTTGTGTAGGCCAACTTATATAATTTGTGGTGAATTAAATATGTTGTGCTCTGTTGGGGTTTGTTTTGGACATATGCCCATGACAAGCTAAGTTTTCTCCCATATTTGAAGCAGCAATAACTTGTCAGATTAGTTGTTTTGCAAGTCGAGTAAATAACCGAGATGAGATTTGTCTGTGCTTTATTTGTTTTGCCTCAGTTTCCCTTGCAAACTCATCGGGAGCATGGTGCAAGTGATTACTGGCAATCTGAATCATCTTAATAATCAAACAAAAATTAGCTTCTAGCCATGGATGCAGCTTCTCACGGTTACATGTGCATTGTCATAGCTTGGCTGCTATTGTGCGTCCTCCATCGACGCATATGACCTGGCCCGTGATGTACCCGGCGCCGGGCATGCAGAGGAAGGCGACGACCGCGGCGACTTCGTGGGGCTTGCCGAAGCGGCGCATGGGCACCCGCGCCGTCTCCATGTCGGCGAGCCTCCGTGCCATGGTTGGGTCGGTGGCGAGCGTGGTGGTGGAGATATCGGTGTCGATGCCGCCCGGCGCGACGCAGTTGACGCGGATGCCGTGCGTCGCCCACTCGGCGGCCAGGCTCCTGGCGAGCTGGTGCATGGCCCCCTTGGTGAGCGAGTAAACCGAGAGCGCCGGGTAGGCGATGTAGCCGGTGACGGAGGAGATGAGCAGCACGGAGGAGGCCCCGGCCTGGCGGAGCAGCGGGTGCGCGAGCTGGGAGAGGTGGAAGCAGGGGTCGAGGTTGGTGGCCATGAGACGGGCGTACTCCTCCGGCGTGGTGTCCGCGGCCGCCTTGTAGAGGGACAGGCCGGCGTTGTTGACGAGGATGTGGAGTTTGCCGTGGAAGAGGTCGCGGACCGTGGCGACGAGGGCCTCCCTGTCGCCGCGCACGGAGACGTCGCAGACGGAGGCGGTGACCAGCTGGTGGAGGCCCTTGCTCTGCCATCGCCGCCGGCATTTGTCCAGGCCGGCGGCGTTGCGTGCGCAGGTGTGCACCTTGGCGCCGAGCCCGGCCAGCTCCTCCACGATGGCAAGCCTAGGCACGTACAAAATGAATCGATCGATTGATCAATGCGTGCACCACCGACTAACTAATCGAGTGTGCAAAGCCACGAAATGAAGCATAATTGAACATACCCGATCCCCTTGGTTCCTCCGGTGACGAGCGCCGTCATGCCGGCGAGGTTCCACCGTTTACTCATCGTCTCCTGTGAAGAATCCGATGTGACACCTGCCATCGTGAAATATATATCAGCTATAGCCACTGATCGACCCTGCATTACTAGCCAAGTTATATATATTTGTGTGATGGATCGATCGCCCCAATGACCTAGCATCCATTCATCTTGTTGGACATCATGCTTAGTTACCACACTCGGTATTGGAGTCCCCTCCAAGTTCGTGCACTGCCAAGGAAGATAGATATTTTCGATGCATATGCCCCCAGCCTCCTGCTCGGCTGCTTTTTGTTAATTGCTTTCGGCAAATGTTCATCTAAACTAAAGAGTAATGTTTCCGGCCCTACGTGGTCCCATTTTTTTAAACAAGGGACCTGGCACCCGAATTCCGTTAATATTAAAATTTACAGTGGTTTCCCTACAGATGAACACGTGGTCTCATTGCGTAGAATAAGATACACTTGTGAATATCTCTTTGATGCAATTTTCACCTATTTGGATGTCTGGCCTGCATCCAAATCTTGGCCTCCATGGAATTTAAAGCACTATTGGGCCTGACTCTGCTGAAACTTTCGAATCGGTTGTCTCCACTGAGTCAGGCCCGAGCGATGCAAGGTAGCGCATGTGGCTACATGCGGCTTTACACGCTTCCCTCCTTCCACTCTCCCCTCCACCAACACTCACTCTCCCAAGGCGGTGCCATAAATCCCCTCACCCCTTTCTCACCACTCACTCTCCCCTCCTTCCACTCTCTAACCGGCAACGGTGAGCATCATAGGAGGCAATATCTGGACTACGAGCACCGACCTTTCATCACTGCTTCATCTCCCCTCCACCAACACTTTGTCAATGATGGTAAGCCCCGCCTTTCTGATTTAGGTTTTGATTTGGGGTGTATTTAGGGGCATGGGTTTAACTTCACACATTCGATTAAGGCTTCGATTTGGGGTGTCGATTAAGAGCATGATTTGGTTGTCCATATTGATGTTCATTTAGGGTGTCGGTTAAGGGGTTGATTTGGGGGTTCATATGGACCGATTTCGGTGTTGAAGCCTGATCAAATTTGGGCCACAACATATAGATAGATTTTTTCAGTCCCCATGTACATATGTAGTCTATGTAGGGTCAGATTTTTTGTCATTTACCATGTCAATATAAGGTTAGATTTGATTCAGTTGTTTAATGTAGTGCTCTACTGAGAAGCTCATCCTCGTCAATGCTGCTGAGGGCAACTGCTCGAAGGGCAAGGTGGTGGCAGAGGGCAACTGCTCAAAGGGAAAGGAGGTAGAGGAGAGCAGCGTTGCCAAGAGGCCTCAGGCGAGGTCGAGAAATTATGGCCATTTCCATGAATAGTTAAGTCATCGCACTTCTGCAAGGTCATTCTAGCACCTAAGTTGGAGTGCCTGCCGATCCCCAGTGACTTTAGTAAACACATGCGCACCATCCCACCAGAAGTCGTTCTAAGGACGAACACCGTCAGCGCCTAAAGAATCATGCTTCGGATAGTCAACGACAGGCTCACCCTTGATAAAGGGCGGTCCGACTTCGCCATAGCTCACCAGCTGCAGATCGGGTACCTTGTCAGTTGTCACCTTCAAGATGCTGACTCCTGACACCTTCAAGGTGATCTTCCTCAGCCTTTCTGACAACGAGGTGGTGGCCAGGTGCAAGAAGTACGTCGGGGCATTTGCATCAATTCGTTCATGTGTTTTCGTTAGTAGTGACTATTTGTTGTAGACTTTGTGTGGTTAATCCCTATGGGCTTGTTTGTTTAAGAATATTGTTATCATGACCTCaccattgaaagcacaagtgctccctgggtgattttggtaattaatgtcaacatatctcttgttggactaatgcttctatctagtatgtttcagataagttcaacaatggagtggcatggactagaggatgtggaaccccttcaaaatgctaaggacaaaggaatggctcaagctcaaagctcaggtctctacatttttcattttaagtgatgcaagatcacattgagtccataggaaaagccaatactattaagaggggatgatgtgttgcttaatggcttgcttgctcaatgtgcttagtgatatgctccaaaatcctcaactactttcacacatccacatatgtcccaaatcaaaagtcaaactcggccccaccgaaactttctatccggcgccaccgagttcagttgacatagccactgccagaaaccctaatcttttcggtctcactgatagggatctcggtctcaccgagatgggattgtaatctctctgtttcccttcgtaacgtttcggtcaaaccgagatgagcgatcggtctcaccgagattgcaatgcaaactctctgtttccctttcgtaacgtttcgatccaaccgagatatgcaatcggtcccgccgagtttgcttggccaactctctgttttgcttattacccaaatcggtcccaccgagtttgtgtaatcggtcaaaccgagttgaggctttaccctaaccctagcacattggtcccaccgagttgatcatatcggtcccaccgaaatgcctaacggtcacattatgaactaaaccggcataaccgagtttcatgattcggtcccaccgggtttggtaaattgtgtgtaacggttagattttgcggggaggctatatatacccctccacccactcttcattcttggagagagccatcagaacatgcctacacttccaacatacattttctaagagagaaccacctacacttgtgttgaggtcaagatattccattccaaccacataaatcttgatctttagccttccccaagttgctttccactcaaatcatctttccaccaaatccaatcctgtgagagagagttgagtgttggggagactatcatttgaagcacaagagcaaggagttcatcatcaacacaccatttgttacctcttggagagtggtgtgtcctagattggctaggtgtcacttgggagcctccgtcaagattgtggagttgaaccaaggagtttgtaagggcaaggagatcgcctacttcgtgaagatctacccgagtgaggcaagtccttcgtgggcgacgaccatggtgggatagacaaggttgcttcttcgtggacccttcgtgggtggagccctccgtggactcgcgcaaccgttacccttcgtgggttgaagtctccatcaacgtgggtgtacgatagcaccacctatcggaaccacggataaaaaaatctccgtgtctccaaattgcgtttgcacactccaatcccatccctttacattcttgcaacttgcatgctttactttccgctgctcatatactcttgtcatgcttgcttgatatgtattgtgaatgtttaaacttgtgcctaaactccacatcaacttaaggaaattaaaaactTCAACTTTTCCTCTttgagtctattcacccccctctagacacctcttctcgatcctttcacacatGCGCAAGATTTTGTCAAAAGTCCATTTGGAGGTTGAGGCGTTGGTGTAGTATCCGTGGTGATGTCCATGGGGTGCTCTGCACCAGAACCTCACCTCACTTTGGGCTTATGCGCTAGTTCTTCGAGTAGAGCTTCAAAGAGATGGTGGTGACATGCCTGACTGTGGATGATCTATCCTCCGACCTTGCCTAGACTCGGATTAGTTCAACATACAAATGACCAAAAGTGATGAAGGTGTGGCAGAGGGCCTGGTTTTACGCCCCTGATCTCCCTGAAGGAGTGGAAGTTGCTGGATTGTCCCATTTTGAGAATATCCCTTGTTAAGAGCTAGAATGGTCAGACCAAATATTCAGCGAGGACGAAAGGTAGATGCGgcggacactagtagaaaaatgacctTATGTTcacctcattagtcccggttcatttacggaccggcactaatgtgaccattagtgccggttcaacggctaggcgggcggcactcattagtcccggttcgtgttgaacctctagtaccggtttgtgccacgaaccgggactaaagaggtggtggcaggctggggcccggttcatggcacgaaccgggactagaggctcacctttagtcccggtttgtatcaccaaccgggactaaagatcatcctatataaacccttcgtcgagcccgagctctctattcttcccctttcctctcctccctgttcttcccctcttcctcgagctcatccttcattttgcccaaaatttgtcaagatttaaaggcccccatccatccaagtgatcacaaaggttagcaacttgtcctttcatctctcattgctagattagctcttgcaatgctctataagtatagtgatttgtgggttttagtttgggaggaattatatgtggtagtttatttgatttatatgcaatttgagctcaaaataactcttagtttgcatatgtaggtgcgGTTTACTTAGTGCTttcccgtctccgtcctaaccaccatcgatcgcccgcaccgtcccgtcgccagcaccaccttgtggtgagcctcttgttcttatcttttttatataaaaaaatcatgtttgtgtgatttagatatatagttacttgtataattttcttacccgtacgttgtttgttatacatagtggcatggttttgatatccgtccccgtcggccctcgtccggtttatgattcggatgtggtatattctcttttataactatttgttgcatttcgtgtttatgacaaattatgcccatcaagttgacatatagatatttttatctaggaggtatgtgaaccggaaattccaaccgaccctcttgtcgagaggttaaatttagttgaaaaagaaaacgagtatttgaaagaaaaattgaaaagaattgaagaagagaagatgaaactggagttgtatgttgccgatgtcgtcgatgatcacaagatcaagatggagaaaatgcgcttgaagattagaaagattagaaaatatgccattgatagtgaggcttggtatcattatgctgttggatcaattgttaccttagttgctatcttgatcgcatttgttgcatttaaatgctttagctagatagtttgtatgttgttttatgcgaataagtgtgtatgaactttatgtatgaacttgtattaatttggtctttcggtgctgtgtaatgaagatgagtcggcaatggatgtacgatgaccgatgctctccccagttcattaatggcgtgcgtacttttttgcttacggctgaggcaaacaagcgggcagatggttttatgtgttgtccatgtgctggctgtaagaatgatcggaattactctaagtcaaaaccatccacgtccacctgtttgagttgggtttcatgccccactataatgtttggaccaagcacggagaaagaggggttatgatggaagacaatgaagaataataggacgacgacatctatcctagccatgggttccctgaatacgatggtacaacaacgggggaagaagctgagctggcaatgcgggaagaagctgaagaagaggcatcagatgagcccgctgatgatcttggtctgGCCATTGCGATGCAAAGAGAAACTTCACAAGTGAAAAGGAGAGgctgaagttgcagcgcatgttagaggatcacaagaaatcgttgtacccaaattgcgaagctaacaagaaaaagctgggcaccacactggaattgctgcaatggaaggcagagaatggtgtatctgacaagggatttggaaagttgctgataatgtt
Proteins encoded:
- the LOC123096732 gene encoding tropinone reductase homolog At2g29290, with protein sequence MLGHWGDRSITQIYITWLVMQGRSVAIADIYFTMAGVTSDSSQETMSKRWNLAGMTALVTGGTKGIGLAIVEELAGLGAKVHTCARNAAGLDKCRRRWQSKGLHQLVTASVCDVSVRGDREALVATVRDLFHGKLHILVNNAGLSLYKAAADTTPEEYARLMATNLDPCFHLSQLAHPLLRQAGASSVLLISSVTGYIAYPALSVYSLTKGAMHQLARSLAAEWATHGIRVNCVAPGGIDTDISTTTLATDPTMARRLADMETARVPMRRFGKPHEVAAVVAFLCMPGAGYITGQVICVDGGRTIAAKL